The nucleotide window GCAACGCCGCCGCAGGCAACGGCGGCAATGGCGCCCAGGGCGGAATTCCCGGCGGTGCGGGTGGCGACGGCGGTGACGGCGGGACAGCCAAGAGCCAGCTCGGCACGGCTCACGGCGGCAAGGGCGGCGCCGGGGGCAACGGATTCGCCACCGATGTTGCCGGGGGTGCCGGCGGCAGCGGCGGCACCGGCGGCGACGGCGGCCGGGGCGGGGTGCTGATCGGCAGCGGTGGAGCCGGCGGCGCCGGGGGCACCGGCGGGATGGGGGGTACCGGCGCTACCGGCGGTGCGGGCGGCAGCGGTGGAGCCGGCGGAGACGCTAGAGCCATCTCCGGCGCCGACGCCGTCGCCGGGGACGGCGGTACGGGCGGCGACGGCAACGCCTCCATCGCGACCGGCGGCAACGGCGGCGACGGCGGCCATGGCGGTAACGGCGGCGCCGCTGGGATGCTGTTCGGCAACGGCGGCAACGGCGGCGACGGCGGCCTCGGCGGGACGGGCGGTACCGGCGGCGCCGGCGGCAACGGCGCTATAGGCGGCAACGGCGGCAATGGCGCGGGCATAACTGCCGAAGGTGGCGCCGGCGCCGCGGCCGGCCATGGTGGGGCTTCGATGGCCACCGGCGGCGAGGGCGGCGCCGGCGGCAGGGGAGGTGACGCCGGCAACAGTGGGCTGCTGATCGGCGACGGCGGCAATGGAGGTAGCGGCGGTGTGGCTGGAAACGGTGGCGTCGGCGGTGCCGGCGGCACCGGTGCCGCGGGCGGCGACGGCGGTTCCGGGACCAACCACGGCGGCAACGGCGGCAACGGCGGCAACGGCGGCAACGGCGCGGACGGCGGTGAGGGCGGCCCCACCGGTTCGGTGGGCGGTGCGGGCACACAGGGCGGGCTACTCTTCAGCCACGCCGGGATCGACGGTTCCACGGGCGCCGCTGGCGAAGGCGGCGCCGGTGGCGCCGGAGGCGGCGCAGGGACGTTCGGTACCGGTGGTACGGGCGGCGTAGCGGGCAGCGACGGCATCGCCGGAACACCGGGCACCCCCGGCGCGACCGGCCCGCACGGCTGACTTCATCGGCTTGGGCAACCTAGCCTGACCTGCACGTTTGGAGCCGCCTAGGAGAATCGAACTCCTGACCTATTCATTACGAGTGAATCGCTCTACCGACTGAGCTAAGGCGGCGGTACCTCTATTGCTGCCCTCGTTCCGGGCGGCACGAGTCTACGGCAGGCGGGCGGGCCCACCCAAGTCCGGATCAACCCGACGAATGACTACCGCAGTTCCTGACCGATGGTGGCAACCATCGCATCGACCGCAAACTTGGGCTTGACGTTCGTCGACAGCGCTTCGCGACAGTTCAACACGGCCTCGATGCACCGCAACAACCGCTCGGGCGCGGCATGGTCGGCCAGTGCGGCGACGCGTTCCGCCATATCCGGGTGGTTCGCCCGCACCCGGTCGGCGTTGGCGGAGACCAGCAGCGCGTCGCGGAAATAGTTGGCCAAGTCAATCAGCGCCCGGTCCAGCGCATCACGCGCGGCCCGGGTTTGCCGGGATTTCTGCCGCCGTTCGAGATCTTTGATCGCGCCGGTGGCCCCGCGCATGGCGCCGGCGGTGCCCTTGCCCGTGCCACCGGCCCCGAGGGCCGTCCGTAGCTCTTCTGTCTCGGCTTCGGCGCGATCGGCCGTAAGCACCAGGGCCTCGGCTTCTGCGGCGGCAACCAGCTCCTCGGCGGCGGCATAGGCGCGCGACGGCGTCGCGGCGTCACGCACCAACCCCAATGCCCGCTCACGTCGCTGCCGGGCTTCGGGGTCGGTCGCCAGCCGTCGCGCCCGACCCACGTGGCCACCGCTGACCGCGGCCGCCCAGTTCGCGGTTTCGGCGGCCAGTCCGTCGCCGTCGATCAGCACCTGGGCGATCGCCGCGGTGGACGGCGTCACCAAGGCGACATGCCGGCATCGCGACCGCAGCGTGACCGCGATGTCTTCGGGATCGACCGACGGCGCACACAGCAGGAATACCGTCGAAGCCGGCGGCTCTTCAACCACTTTGAGCAGGGCGTTGGCCGCGCCCTCGGTCAAGCGATCGGCATCCTCGATCAGCACGATCTGGTGGCGTCCGGTGGTGGGCCGGCGAGACGCGATCTGCACGATCGCCCGCATGTCATCGACCCCGATGGATAGGCCCTCCGGAATAACCCGGCGCACGTCGGCGTGGGTCCCGGCCATCGTGGTCAGACAGGCCCGGCAGCGTCCACAGCCAGGTTCGGTGTCCGACGTGCACTGCAGCGCCGCGGCAAAGCACAGTGCGGCCACTGACCGACCCGAACCCGGTGGGCCGGTGATCAACCAGGCGTGTGTCATATTCCCGTGGCCCGCCAGGCTGTGACTGGAATCACCGCGGGCCGCGTTGGCGGCCCCAAGCAGCTCGGTTTCCACCGCCTCCTGGCCCACCAGCCGCGTAAACACCCCAGACATGACCGTCGACACTATTCGCCCGCGCCGACGGATACCGATTGGCTGCCGTTTTGCGACAAATCCGTTATCTTTTGCCTTCTTTCGGTCGGTTCCAGCGACTTGCCGGGGCGTTCGTAAGTTCCGACGAGTCCCCACCGCCCGATACGGTGGGCACATGGCTACCGTGGCAGCACTGCCCGGGCGAATCAATGCGTTCGTCCGGTGGGTCGTGCGCACCCCGTGGCCAGTGTTTTCGCTGAGCATGCTGCAGGCCGACATCATCGGGGGCCTGTTTGTGCTCGGCTTTTTGCGATACGGTCTCCCCCCACACGATCGCGTCGAGCTGCAGGATCTACCGCCACGAAATTTGGTGATCTTCATCTGCTCGGTGTTCGTCGTGTTCACCGCCGGGTTCGCCTTGAACCTCAAGCTACTGGTGCCGGTGTTTCGCTGGCAGCGCCGCGACAACCTGGTCGTCGAGGCCGACCCGTCCGCCACCGAACTGGCCCGCAGCCGCGCCCTGCGGATGCCGTTCTACCGCACGCTGATCAGCGTCGGCTCCTGGGCCGTCGGCAGCGTGGTGTTCATCCTCGCCAGCTGGTCGGTCGCCCGCTACGCCGCCCCCGTCGTCGTGGTCGCCACCGCATTGGGTGCGACCGCGACCGCGATCATCGGCTACCTACAGTCAGAGCGAGTGCTGCGCCCCGTGGCGGTCGCCGCACTGCGTAGCGGGGTACCGGAGAACCTGCGGGCACCCGGCGTCATCTTGCGGCTAATGCTGGCTTGGGTGCTATCGACCGCGGTGCCGTTGCTGGCGATCGTGCTGGCCGTGGTGTCGGACAAGATGGCCATCCTGCATGCCTCCCCGGACAAGCTGTTCAATCCCATCCTGCTGCTCGCATTGGCCGCCTTGGCGATCGGCTCGGCCAGCACGCTGTTGGTGGCCATGTCCATCGCCGATCCACTGCGGCAGCTGCGCTGGGCGCTGTCGGAGGTGCAGCGCGGCAACTACAACGCCCACATGCAGATCTACGACGCCAGTGAGCTGGGCCTACTGCAGGCGGGCTTCAACGACATGGTGCGCGACCTGTCCGAACGGCAGCGGCTGCGGGACCTCTTCGGTCGCTACGTGGGCGAAGACGTGGCTCGCCGGGCCATCGAGCGCGGCACCGAGTTAGGCGGGCAGGAACGCGACGTGGCGGTGCTGTTCGTCGATCTGGTGGGGTCAACCCAGCTGGCGGCGACACGACCGCCCGCCGAGGTGGTGCATCTGCTCAACGAGTTCTTCCGGGTGGTGGTGGACACCGTCGGCCGACACGGCGGATTCGTCAACAAATTCCAGGGTGACGCCGCGCTGGCGATCTTTGGCGCGCCGATCGAACATCCGGACGGTGCCGGTGCCGCCCTGTGCGCCGCACGCCAACTGCACGACGAACTCATCCCGGTGCTGGGTTCCGCGGAGTTCGGCATCGGGGTGTCGGCCGGCCGGGCCATCGCGGGCCACATCGGTGCCCAAGCCCGCTTCGAATACACCGTGATCGGCGATCCGGTAAACGAAGCCGCTCGTCTTACCGAATTGGCCAAACTCGAGCAGGGCCATGTGCTGGCGTCGGCGATAGCGGTCAGCGGCGCGCTCGATGCCGAGGCGCTGTGTTGGGATGTCGCCGAGGTCGTGGAGCTGCGCGGTCGGGCCGCACCGACCCAATTGGCTCGGCCGCTCAACCTAGCCGCCGCCAGTGAGGTCTCCAGCGGATCGGCGGCCGATGGCCAAAAGCCCTAGCACCCGGAAAACTAGGTGCGTTTGGCGGCCTTTTTTGCCGGTGATTTGCGAGCGGTCTTCCGGGCGGTCCGCTTGACCGGTCCGCGGGCCCGCCGGTCGGCCAGCAATTCCGAGGCCCGCTCATCGGTGATCGACGCCACGTCGTCGCCTTTACGCAGGCTGGCGTTGGTCTCGCCATCAGTGACGTAGGGTCCAAATCGCCCGTCCTTGACCACCATTGGCTTGCCCGATGCCGGATCAACGCCCAGCTCGCGCAGCGGCGGAGCCGAAGCGCTCTGTCGACCACCACGTTTGGGTTCGGCGTAAATCTTGAGCGCCTCCTCCAGGGTGATGCTGAAGATCTGATCTTCGGTGGCCAACGAGCGAGAATCGCTGCCGCGCTTGAGATACGGGCCGTACCGGCCATTCTGTGCGGTGATCTCCTCACCGGAGGCAGGGTCCACGCCCACCACCCGCGGCAGCGACAGCAGCTTGAGCGCGTCCTCGAGGGTGACCGTCTGTAGATCCATGCTGCGCAACAACGACCCGGTGCGCGGTTTCGGACCCACGGGCTTCTTTCCTTTTTTCGCCGGCTGTTCGGAACTGGCGTCAGCGGGTGGCTCCGGCAGGATCTCGGTCACGTACGGCCCGTAGCGGCCGTCCTTGGCAACGATCTCGTGGCCGGTTGCCGGATCAACCCCCAGCACACGTCCCTCTTGCGGTGTGGCGAACAGCTCTTCGGCCACATCAAGGGTCAGTTCATCGGGGGTCAGCGAGTCGTTGAGATTGGCGCGCTGCGGTTTCGGCTCACCGTCGTCGCCGGTCACCGTGCGTTCCAGATAGGCCCCGTTCTTACCCACCCGAACGTAGATGGTGCGGCCCTGCACGTCGTCAAACAATTTGATGGAGTTGACTTCTCGCGCATCAATACCCTCGAGGTTGACACCGACGAGTTTCTTCAGTCCGCCGGAGCGCGCCACCGAATCGGCCACGCCGTGGTCACCACCGAAGTAGAAATTGTTCAGCCAGTCGGTGCGCCGCTCCTGGCCCGAAGCGATCGCGTCGAGTTCGTCTTCCATCGCGGCGGTGAAGTCATAGTCGACCAGTCGACCGAAATGCTGCTCGAGCAAACCGGTTACCGCGAAAGCCACCCAGGACGGCACCAACGCGCTGCCCTTCTTGTACACATAGCCGCGGTCCTGGATGGTCTTGATGATCGACGAGTAGGTCGACGGGCGGCCGATGCCCAGCTCCTCGAGCGCCTTGACCAGCGAGGCCTCGGTGTAGCGCGCGGGCGGGTTGGTGGCATGTCCGTCGGGGGTCAGCTCGACCGCGTCCAGCCGCTGACCGGGCGTCAGATGAGGCAGCCGCCGCTCGGCGTCGTCCGCCTCACCGCCGGCCAATTCGTCCACGGTCTCCACATACGCCTTCAAGAACCCGGCGAAGGTCAGCGTGCGACCAGTGGCGGAGAACACCACCTGCCGCTCTCCCGCTCGACCTCCGATCCGCAGGCTCAGCGTGGTCCCGCGGGCGTCGGCCATCTGCGAGGCCACCGTGCGCTGCCAGATCAGCTCATAGAGCCGAAACTCGTCGCCGTCGAGTTCGCGGCGCACGGCGTCCGGGGTGGCGAACGTCTCTCCGGCGGGCCTGATGGCCTCGTGCGCCTCCTGGGCGTTTTTCACCTTGCGGGTGTATTGGCGGGCCGACGCGGCGACGTACTCCTCACCGTAGAGCTGGCGTGCCTGGTTCCGGGCCGCATTGATCGCCGACGCCGACAGGGTCGTCGAGTCGGTACGCATGTAGGTGATGTAGCCGTTCTCGTAGAGTCGCTGCGCAATGCTCATCGTCCGCTCGGCGGAGAAGCGCAACTTGCGGCTCGCTTCTTGCTGCAACGTCGACGTCATGAAGGGGGCATACGGGCGGCGGGTGTAGGGCTTTTCTTCCGCCGACGCCACGCTCAGCTGCGACCCGCGCAGGCTGGTGGCCATGGCGGTCGCGTTCGCCTCATCGAGTACCACCACTTCGTCCGCTTTGCGCAGGACGCCCAGCGAGTCGAAGTCCCGGCCGGTGGCTACCCGCAGACCGTCCACACTGGACAGCCGCGCGGAAAAGGTCGGCGGCTGGGCCTGCGGATCCGACACGCTGGCGTCCAGCGTGGCAAGGATGTCCCAATACGACGCGCTGCGGAACGCCATCCGGTCACGCTCGCGCTGCACGATGATGCGCGTGGCCACCGACTGCACCCGGCCGGCCGACAGCTTGGGCGCCACCTTCTTCCAGAGCACCGGGCTGACCTCGTAGCCGTAGAGCCGGTCCAAGATTCGGCGGGTTTCCTGCGCATCGACTAGGTCAATGTCCAGGTCGCGGGGGTTTTCGGCGGCTTCGAGGATGGCCGGCTCGGTGATCTCGTGAAAGACCATTCGCTTGACCGGTACGCGCGGTTTCAAGGTTTCCAACAGATGCCAGGCGATCGCTTCGCCCTCACGGTCACCATCCGTGGCCAGGTAGAGCTCGTCGACGTCCTTGAGCAGGCCCTTCAACTCGCTGACGGTGCTCTTTTTCTCCGGGCTGATGATGTAGAGCGGTTCGAAATCCGCGTCGACATTGACCCCGAGGCGAGCCCACGGCTCGGACTTGAACTTGGCGGGAACATCGGCGGCGGCCCGCGGTAGATCGCGAATATGGCCCCGGGACGACTCGACGATGTATCTCGGCCCCAGATAGCTGGCAAGTTTGCGTGCTTTTGTGGGCGACTCGACGATGACAAGTCGCCGGCCGCTCCCATTTCCGCCGCCGCTACGGCTTCCAGGGCCCTTCGTTTTCGGGTCAGCCAACTGCGCTTACGCTCCATCTCTCATGCCGGCCCCCCTGGCGGGACCGCACCCTTGCAGAAGGGTGCCAGGCCGGCGACGGAATTTCAGGCGAAATTCCAGCAGGCCGGCGTTCCCCGCGTGTTGGGCAACTGACAATTTCGCACCATTAGGCGGGCCCGCGCAAACCGACTGCAATCCCACTGGCCGTCGAACTGGCGTTCGCGGGCCCTTAGACGCGGGGCCACTGTGCCAACGCTTCAGCCCCGTCGGGGGGGTCCCCCACGTTCTCTACCAGGCGCGATAGCCTGCGCCGGCCGCTGATCCGAAGCGCCGGACGGGCACCTCGGGTGCCGATCAGGGTGGGCGCAATACCGATCCGCATCAACGCCGATGCCAGCGGTGAATGGGTGTCGGGTGCGTGCGGGTCAAGGCCCAACAGGTAACGGTCGGCCTCGGGACTGCCGGCCGCCAGGGTCCATGCCCGCAGCTCTCGCGGCCCGGGCAGCCAGCGCATGGGCACGGTCTTGACGGCACCCCGCGTCCACTCGTCGGCGATAGCGAGTAAGCGGGGGTCCACGCCGGTCCGCACCAGCGGGGTGTCTTCATCGGTGCGAGCGATCTCAGGTACCAAACCGGCCTCGTGCATCATGTCGGCCAGCGCAGCGGCCCGCCAAAGCTCACTGACCACCACCGACAGTCGGGCACCGGTACCAACCACGACGATTTGGCCGGAGGCGGCCAGCAGCCCGCATAGATCCTCGACCGCGGGCGGCACCGAATCCGCGGCAAAGAAGGAAAGCTGGCTCACGCCACCGACAGTAGGCCAGCAAGTCGGTTCGTGGCTTCTCCGCATCCGGCGCGGCGGACCCGGCTACGCCGCAGTGTCCGGCAACGGCGCAGCCAGCAGCGACGATTTGGGGCGGATCCACACGGTTTGGGTTGGCTCCGCGGTCGCCCGGAAACGAAAACCCCCGGCCGGACCCGCTGAACGGGATGGTGCCGGGGGTTTCGTCAGAATCTGCTCGGATCAGACGGAGCGGACTCCGGTGGCCTGGGGGCCCTTCGGGCTGTGGCCGATTTCGAATTCGACCTTCTGGTTCTCTTCTAGGGTGCGGAAGCCCGTTCCCTGGATCTCCGTGTAGTGGACAAACACATCTGCGGAACCATCCTCAGGGGCGATGAAACCGAACCCCTTCTCCGCGTTGAACCACTTCACAGTTCCCTGTGGCATTTCTCGATCTTTCCTTTTCTTCTGGGTGCGGTGCACCGCCTCTCGGTGCCCCGGGCCAAGCTGAGACCGCCATACCTCGCGGAGTCGCCGGAACTTCACCCGACCGATAACCTCGCAGGAACCGCGGCCGCAACGTCGATCCTGCGAAAGTTTTACACGAACACAGAAGCTACGACCGCAATTAGTCAA belongs to Mycobacterium basiliense and includes:
- a CDS encoding adenylate/guanylate cyclase domain-containing protein encodes the protein MATVAALPGRINAFVRWVVRTPWPVFSLSMLQADIIGGLFVLGFLRYGLPPHDRVELQDLPPRNLVIFICSVFVVFTAGFALNLKLLVPVFRWQRRDNLVVEADPSATELARSRALRMPFYRTLISVGSWAVGSVVFILASWSVARYAAPVVVVATALGATATAIIGYLQSERVLRPVAVAALRSGVPENLRAPGVILRLMLAWVLSTAVPLLAIVLAVVSDKMAILHASPDKLFNPILLLALAALAIGSASTLLVAMSIADPLRQLRWALSEVQRGNYNAHMQIYDASELGLLQAGFNDMVRDLSERQRLRDLFGRYVGEDVARRAIERGTELGGQERDVAVLFVDLVGSTQLAATRPPAEVVHLLNEFFRVVVDTVGRHGGFVNKFQGDAALAIFGAPIEHPDGAGAALCAARQLHDELIPVLGSAEFGIGVSAGRAIAGHIGAQARFEYTVIGDPVNEAARLTELAKLEQGHVLASAIAVSGALDAEALCWDVAEVVELRGRAAPTQLARPLNLAAASEVSSGSAADGQKP
- a CDS encoding DNA polymerase III subunit delta'; the encoded protein is MSGVFTRLVGQEAVETELLGAANAARGDSSHSLAGHGNMTHAWLITGPPGSGRSVAALCFAAALQCTSDTEPGCGRCRACLTTMAGTHADVRRVIPEGLSIGVDDMRAIVQIASRRPTTGRHQIVLIEDADRLTEGAANALLKVVEEPPASTVFLLCAPSVDPEDIAVTLRSRCRHVALVTPSTAAIAQVLIDGDGLAAETANWAAAVSGGHVGRARRLATDPEARQRRERALGLVRDAATPSRAYAAAEELVAAAEAEALVLTADRAEAETEELRTALGAGGTGKGTAGAMRGATGAIKDLERRQKSRQTRAARDALDRALIDLANYFRDALLVSANADRVRANHPDMAERVAALADHAAPERLLRCIEAVLNCREALSTNVKPKFAVDAMVATIGQELR
- the topA gene encoding type I DNA topoisomerase gives rise to the protein MADPKTKGPGSRSGGGNGSGRRLVIVESPTKARKLASYLGPRYIVESSRGHIRDLPRAAADVPAKFKSEPWARLGVNVDADFEPLYIISPEKKSTVSELKGLLKDVDELYLATDGDREGEAIAWHLLETLKPRVPVKRMVFHEITEPAILEAAENPRDLDIDLVDAQETRRILDRLYGYEVSPVLWKKVAPKLSAGRVQSVATRIIVQRERDRMAFRSASYWDILATLDASVSDPQAQPPTFSARLSSVDGLRVATGRDFDSLGVLRKADEVVVLDEANATAMATSLRGSQLSVASAEEKPYTRRPYAPFMTSTLQQEASRKLRFSAERTMSIAQRLYENGYITYMRTDSTTLSASAINAARNQARQLYGEEYVAASARQYTRKVKNAQEAHEAIRPAGETFATPDAVRRELDGDEFRLYELIWQRTVASQMADARGTTLSLRIGGRAGERQVVFSATGRTLTFAGFLKAYVETVDELAGGEADDAERRLPHLTPGQRLDAVELTPDGHATNPPARYTEASLVKALEELGIGRPSTYSSIIKTIQDRGYVYKKGSALVPSWVAFAVTGLLEQHFGRLVDYDFTAAMEDELDAIASGQERRTDWLNNFYFGGDHGVADSVARSGGLKKLVGVNLEGIDAREVNSIKLFDDVQGRTIYVRVGKNGAYLERTVTGDDGEPKPQRANLNDSLTPDELTLDVAEELFATPQEGRVLGVDPATGHEIVAKDGRYGPYVTEILPEPPADASSEQPAKKGKKPVGPKPRTGSLLRSMDLQTVTLEDALKLLSLPRVVGVDPASGEEITAQNGRYGPYLKRGSDSRSLATEDQIFSITLEEALKIYAEPKRGGRQSASAPPLRELGVDPASGKPMVVKDGRFGPYVTDGETNASLRKGDDVASITDERASELLADRRARGPVKRTARKTARKSPAKKAAKRT
- the cspA gene encoding cold shock protein CspA, giving the protein MPQGTVKWFNAEKGFGFIAPEDGSADVFVHYTEIQGTGFRTLEENQKVEFEIGHSPKGPQATGVRSV
- a CDS encoding PE family protein; translation: MSYVVVASEMLASVTTDLGRIDAALNAANVAAALPTTVLQAAGADEVSAAIAALFSSHGSAYQTLSAQAEQFHQRFIQTLTGAGLSYASAEAANAAPLQTLQQGVLGLLNAPTQALLGRPIIGNGADGAPGSGANGGAAGILIGNGGNGGSGAAGQNGGAGGDAGLLGSGGTGGAGGAGAAGGTGGTGGLLWGNGGAGGQGGTAMAGVNGGAPGLGGHGGNAMLFGDGGRGGQGGAGLAGANGVNPTPTGPAGTGKAGASVEGNGAQTGGNGVIGDPGGPNESGGTGGPGGSATSTIDGPAKGGEGGSGGFAGAGGNGGDGGAGGNAETTSTGNAAAGNGGNGAQGGIPGGAGGDGGDGGTAKSQLGTAHGGKGGAGGNGFATDVAGGAGGSGGTGGDGGRGGVLIGSGGAGGAGGTGGMGGTGATGGAGGSGGAGGDARAISGADAVAGDGGTGGDGNASIATGGNGGDGGHGGNGGAAGMLFGNGGNGGDGGLGGTGGTGGAGGNGAIGGNGGNGAGITAEGGAGAAAGHGGASMATGGEGGAGGRGGDAGNSGLLIGDGGNGGSGGVAGNGGVGGAGGTGAAGGDGGSGTNHGGNGGNGGNGGNGADGGEGGPTGSVGGAGTQGGLLFSHAGIDGSTGAAGEGGAGGAGGGAGTFGTGGTGGVAGSDGIAGTPGTPGATGPHG